A single window of Acinetobacter wuhouensis DNA harbors:
- a CDS encoding DUF721 domain-containing protein → MSEPKNVFQPTRQHVKTGNLSFLTKQVAEWQKLTKLIQPHLPQPEDWQVVCYQYGILTITGENQAMISQLGYLQKQYISQLSQINELHDLQKLQVRLRIQNNNTETNPQLTKMVRNIPPETSEMLENAASFVSDPKLSQALLRLASKKK, encoded by the coding sequence ATGTCTGAACCAAAAAACGTCTTTCAACCAACAAGACAACACGTAAAAACAGGAAACTTATCGTTTCTTACAAAGCAAGTTGCCGAATGGCAAAAACTTACTAAATTAATTCAACCGCACTTACCTCAGCCTGAGGATTGGCAAGTTGTATGTTATCAATACGGTATTTTGACTATTACCGGTGAAAATCAAGCCATGATTAGTCAACTCGGTTACCTTCAAAAACAGTATATTTCTCAATTATCACAAATCAATGAATTACATGATTTACAAAAATTACAAGTCCGCTTGCGTATTCAAAATAACAATACTGAAACAAACCCGCAACTCACAAAAATGGTTCGTAACATTCCACCTGAAACATCAGAAATGTTAGAAAATGCTGCTAGTTTTGTGAGCGACCCTAAGCTTAGCCAAGCTTTACTACGTTTGGCAAGCAAAAAAAAGTAA